A genomic segment from Mus caroli chromosome 17, CAROLI_EIJ_v1.1, whole genome shotgun sequence encodes:
- the Mucl3 gene encoding mucin-like protein 3: MAQPTSGLYSTFGFFICLLFLPASWEAGANTFQELQKTGEPTIFDHLLPLIQGLTHRASSDQKTSRQHPPNLPEATATQKAKNQCNTTRLVKPVHTPLDNTKATDYGNTTVRHEMPPASEKDLSSQGKHPMARNERSADDPRSANSEKRSDRKRLTSAPRRNTSCMPSTRRTSLTTKSGMTKSGMGASASLRTNSQKPTTFHVSELIRQSSSPSYATEAPRTSYNTLKTLTTSGPEHHTIPFALDKSVQITTEHIEEATSAREITQSTFTKYEGKTSPASESSSQAQVLPVKHHTTSVSENTIPVSAKSTPSTEKATKPTESPTVFQRKTIVATKTVRATRTSERTPVFSETTQPAKATEDKSSTVPSHVHKTETMHQGTVGSLTSRTDLGPSTSEAHHPQQSTHSLPGGLHAAGKTGENNSFPVWAIVIVILMAVIILLVFIGLILLVSCASRARHVLTQNSEEPEPEPEDKGSRNSYPVYLMEQQNLNLNQIPSPP; the protein is encoded by the exons ATGGCTCAGCCGACCAGTGGCCTCTATTCTACTTTTGGCTTCTtcatctgcctcctcttccttccgGCTTCTTGGGAGGCAG gtGCTAACACGTTTCAAGAACTTCAAAAGACTGGTGAACCTACAATATTCGATCACTTACTCCCTCTTATTCAGGGTCTTACTCACAGAGCCTCTTCTGACCAAAAAACCTCAAGGCAACATCCTCCAAACCTCCCTGAGGCTACAGCAACCCAGAAGGCCAAAAACCAGTGCAATACCACTCGCCTTGTCAAACCAGTGCACACACCTCTAGACAACACCAAAGCCACAGACTATGGAAACACCACTGTCCGTCATGAAATGCCTCCGGCTTCGGAGAAGGATCTCAGCAGCCAAGGAAAACACCCAATGGCCAGGAATGAGCGCTCGGCTGACGACCCCAGATCCGCTAACTCAGAGAAAAGGTCAGATAGAAAACGTTTGACCTCAGCACCCCGGAGAAACACAAGCTGTATGCCTTCAACAAGGCGAACCAGCTTAACGACAAAATCGGGGATGACAAAATCGGGGATGGGGGCCAGTGCCAGCTTAAGGACCAACTCACAGAAGCCCACAACTTTCCATGTCTCAGAGCTCATTAGACAAAGTTCTTCCCCATCGTATGCCACAGAAGCCCCAAGGACCTCATACAACACCCTAAAGACCCTAACAACATCAGGACCTGAACATCACACAATTCCATTTGCCTTAGACAAGTCTGTCCAGATAACTACAGAACACATTGAAGAGGCCACATCAGCTAGGGAGATCACCCAATCAACATTCACCAAGTATGAAGGAAAGACCAGCCCAGCTAGTGAGAGTAGCTCGCAAGCCCAGGTGCTACCTGTAAAACATCATACCACATCGGTCAGTGAAAATACGATACCGGTCTCAGCAAAGTCCACACCATCTACCGAGAAAGCCACAAAACCCACAGAGAGTCCCACAGTATTCCAGAGGAAAACCATAGTAGCCACTAAGACTGTAAGAGCCACAAGGACCTCTGAGAGAACACCAGTATTCTCGGAGACCACACAACCAGCCAAAGCCACAGAAGACAAGTCATCTACTGTCCCTTCTCATGTCCATAAAACGGAGACCATGCACCAAGGGACGGTTGGCTCTTTGACATCCAGAACGGACCTGGGACCCAGCACTTCAGAAGCTCACCACCCCCAGCAGAGCACCCACAGCTTGCCTGGAGGCCTCCACGCTGCTGGGAAAACAGGGGAGAATAATTCATTCCCTGTGTGGGCTATAGTTATTGTGATCCTCATGGCTGTGATTATCCTGCTGGTTTTCATTGGCCTGATCCTTTTG GTCTCCTGTGCATCACGAGCACGCCATGTACTGACCCAGAACTCAGAGGAGCCCGAGCCCGAGCCTGAAGACAAAGGGAGCCGCAATTCCTACCCAGTCTACTTGATGGAGCAGCAGAATTTGAATCTAAACCAGATCCCTTCCCCACCATGA
- the LOC110284035 gene encoding LOW QUALITY PROTEIN: flocculation protein FLO11-like (The sequence of the model RefSeq protein was modified relative to this genomic sequence to represent the inferred CDS: inserted 1 base in 1 codon) — protein MTWNCYARISSTTTSNPASETNSIATDYETTPTTTPSSTASGSTPTLTTTPSSTASGSTPTPTTTASSTASASTTTQTTTVSSTASGSTPTPTTTASSTASGSTPTLTTTVSSTTSASTTTQTTTASSSASDSKPTLTINESSTALGSTPTTTTTVSSTGSGSTPTLTTPASSTVSDSTPTPTTTVSSTASGSTPTLTTSASSTVSDSTPTLTTTASSTASGSTPTPTTTASSTASGSAPTPTTTVSSTGSGSTPTLTTTASSTGSGSTPTLTTTESSTASGSTPTLTNTASSTASRSTPTPTTPASSSASASIPTQTTTPSSTASGSTPTPTTPAPSTASASTPTPTTTASSTASGSTPTLTTSTSSSASGSMPTRTTTASCTASGSTPTLTTTESSTASGSTLTPTTTASSSASGPSPIPTTAAFSSASASVPTQTTTESSTASGSMSTPTTTASSTASNTMPTLTTTVSSTASGSTPTPTTTASSTASGSTPTPTTTAPSTASASTTTQTTTASSSASDSKPTLTTTESSTASDSAPTPTTPASSSASGSTLSQTTTASSSASGSAPSQTTTASSTGSGSTPTLTTTASSTGSGSTPTPTTTESSTASGSTLTPTTTASSSASGSTPSQTTTASSSASGSTPSQTTTASSSASGSTPTLTTSASSSASASIPTQTTTPSSTASGSTPTLTTPAPSTASASTPTPTTTASSTASGSAPTPTTTESSTASGSTPTLTTTASSSASGSTPTPTTTASSTASGSTPTPTTTASSTASGSTPTPTTTVSSTASGSTPTTTTTASSTASGSTPTLTTSASSSASGSTPTTTTTASSTASGSTPTPTTTASSTASGSTPTPTTTVSSTASGSTPTLTTTVSSTGSGSTPTTTTTESSTVSDSAPTPTTPASSTASGSTPTPTTNASSSASGSTPSQTTTASSSASGSAPTPTTTVSSTASGSTPTLTTPASSTASGSTPTLTYTASSTEAASTPTXXASGSTPTLTYTASSTEAASTPTLTTPASSTAPGSSSTPTTPASSTASGSTPTLTTNASSSASSSSPTPTTTGLSKTSASSLSLISTMTSITSASTFTSASIRTSIASASTSTSASIRTSIAFVSTSTPTTSGTSTASVSTLNSTSMRTSTASSSNLSATHTSSSLTVSPGTHTTSSHTGTPVMEVKPSGSLKPWEIFLITLASVIMVMGLSAGLFLCVRRYLSLRNAADGIFYNSHPGPGESAMTPGSPTCSWRRPRTFDVIEMTGI, from the exons Atgacctggaatt GTTATGCCCGTATTTCCTCCACCACAACTTCAAATCCTGCATCAGAAACGAACAGCATAGCCACAGACTATGAAACCACCCCGACCACCACTCCATCTAGCACTGCCTCAGGATCTACGCCCACCCTGACCACCACTCCATCCAGCACTGCCTCAGGCTCTACACCCACCCCAACCACAACTGCATCCAGCACTGCCTCAGCATCTACAACCACCCAGACCACCACTGTATCCAGCACTGCCTCAGGATCTACACCTACCCCGACCACCACTGCATCCAGCACTGCCTCAGGCTCTACACCCACCCTGACCACCACTGTATCCAGCACTACCTCAGCATCTACAACCACCCAGACCACCACTGCATCCAGCAGTGCCTCAGACTCTAAGCCCACCCTGACCATCAATGAATCCAGCACTGCCTTAGGCTCTACACCCACAACAACCACCACTGTATCCAGCACTGGCTCAGGCTCTACACCCACTCTGACCACCCCTGCATCCAGCACTGTCTCAGACTCTACACCTACTCCGACCACCACTGTATCCAGCACTGCCTCAGGCTCTACACCCACCCTGACCACCAGTGCATCCAGCACTGTCTCAGACTCTACACCCACTCTGACCACCACTGCATCCAGCACTGCCTCAGGCTCTACACCCACCCCAACCACCACTGCATCTAGCACTGCCTCAGGATCTGCACCCACCCCGACCACCACTGTATCCAGCACTGGCTCAGGCTCTACACCCACCCTGACCACCACTGCATCCAGCACTGGCTCAGGCTCTACCCCCACCCTGACCACCACTGAATCCAGCACAGCCTCAGGATCTACGCCCACCCTAACCAACACTGCATCCAGCACTGCCTCAAGATCTACGCCCACCCCGACCACCCCTGCATCCAGCAGTGCTTCAGCATCTATACCCACCCAGACCACCACTCCATCCAGCACTGCCTCAGGATCAACACCCACCCCGACAACCCCTGCACCCAGCACTGCCTCAGCCTCTACACCCACCCCAACCACCACTGCATCTAGCACTGCCTCAGGCTCTACACCCACCCTGACCACCAGTACATCCAGCTCTGCCTCAGGATCTATGCCCACCCGGACCACCACTGCATCCTGCACTGCCTCAGGCTCTACACCCACCCTGACCACCACTGAATCCAGCACAGCCTCAGGATCTACGCTCACCCCAACCACCACTGCATCCAGCAGTGCCTCAGGCCCCTCACCCATCCCGACCACCGCTGCATTCAGCAGTGCCTCAGCCTCTGTACCCACCCAGACCACCACTGAATCCAGCACAGCCTCAGGATCTATGTCCACCCCGACCACCACTGCATCCAGCACTGCTTCAAACACGATGCCCACTCTGACCACCACTGTATCCAGCACTGCCTCAGGATCTACACCTACCCCGACCACCACTGCATCCAGCACTGCCTCAGGCTCTACACCCACCCCAACCACGACTGCACCCAGCACTGCCTCAGCATCTACAACCACCCAGACCACCACTGCATCCAGCAGTGCCTCAGACTCTAAGCCCACCCTGACCACCACTGAATCCAGCACTGCTTCAGACTCTGCGCCCACCCCAACCACCCCTGCATCCAGCAGTGCCTCAGGCTCTACACTCAGCCAGACCACCACTGCATCCAGCAGTGCCTCAGGATCTGCACCCAGCCAGACCACCACTGCATCCAGCACTGGCTCAGGCTCTACACCCACCCTGACCACCACTGCATCCAGCACTGGCTCAggctctacccccaccccaaccaccaCTGAATCCAGCACAGCCTCAGGATCTACGCTCACCCCAACCACCACTGCATCCAGCAGTGCCTCAGGCTCTACACCCAGCCAGACCACCACTGCATCCAGCAGTGCCTCAGGCTCTACACCCAGCCAGACCACCACTGCATCCAGCAGTGCCTCAGGCTCTACACCCACCCTGACCACCAGTGCATCCAGCAGTGCTTCAGCATCTATACCCACCCAGACCACCACTCCATCCAGCACTGCCTCAGGATCAACACCCACCCTGACAACCCCTGCACCCAGCACTGCCTCAGCCTCTACACCCACCCCAACCACCACTGCATCCAGCACTGCCTCAGGATCTGCGCCCACCCCGACCACCACTGAATCCAGCACAGCCTCAGGATCTACACCCACCCTGACCACCACTGCATCCAGCTCTGCCTCAGGATCTACGCCCACCCCAACCACCACTGCATCCAGCACTGCCTCAGGATCAACACCCACCCCAACCACCACTGCATCCAGCACTGCCTCAGGATCAACACCCACCCCGACCACCACTGTATCCAGCACTGCCTCAGGCTCTACAcccaccacaaccaccactgCATCCAGCACTGCCTCAGGCTCTACACCCACCCTGACCACCAGTGCATCCAGCTCTGCCTCAGGATCTACGcccaccacaaccaccactgCATCCAGCACTGCCTCAGGCTCTACACCCACCCCAACCACCACTGCATCCAGCACTGCCTCAGGCTCTACACCCACCCCGACCACCACTGTATCCAGCACTGCCTCAGGCTCTACACCCACCCTGACCACCACTGTATCCAGCACTGGCTCAGGCTCTACAcccaccacaaccaccactgAATCCAGCACTGTTTCAGACTCTGCACCCACCCCAACCACCCCTGCATCCAGCACTGCCTCAGGATCTACACCCACCCCGACCACCAATGCATCCAGCAGTGCCTCAGGCTCTACACCCAGCCAGACCACCACTGCATCCAGCAGTGCCTCAGGATCTGCACCCACCCCGACCACCACTGTATCCAGCACTGCCTCAGGCTCTACACCTACCCTGACCACCCCTGCATCCAGCACTGCCTCAGGCTCTACACCTACCCTGACATACACTGCATCCAGCACTGAGGCAGCCTCTACACCCA CTNCTGCCTCAGGCTCTACACCTACCCTGACATACACTGCATCCAGCACTGAGGCAGCCTCTACACCCACCCTGACCACCCCTGCATCCAGCACTGCCCCAGGATCTTCATCCACCCCGACCACCCCTGCATCCAGCACTGCCTCAGGATCTACACCTACCCTGACCACCAATGCAtccagctctgcctcctcttcttcacccACCCCGACTACCACTGGGCTCAGCAAGACCTCTGCATCTTCACTCAGCTTGATCTCCACTATGACCAGCATAACCTCTGCCTCTACATTCACCTCAGCCTCCATTAGGACCAGCATAGCTTCTGCTTCTACATCCACCTCAGCCTCCATTAGGACCAGCATAGCCTTTGTATCTACATCTACCCCGACCACCTCTGGAACTAGCACAGCCTCAGTCTCTACACTCAACTCGACCTCCATGAGAACCAGCACAGCTTCCAGCTCCAACCTGAGTGCCACCCACACTTCCTCTAGCTTGACAGTTTCCCCTGGAACACACACTACCTCCAGCCATACTGGGACTCCAGTGATGGAAGTGAAGCCCAGTGGATCCCTGAAGCCCTGGGAAATCTTTCTCATCACCCTAGCCTCTGTTATCATGGTCATGGGACTCTCTGCTGGGCTATTTCTTTGTGTG AGAAGATACCTGTCTCTGAGAAATGCTGCTGACGGAATATTCTACAACTCCCATCCTGGTCCTGGAGAATCTGCTATGACTCCAGGGAGCCCTACCTGCTCCTGGAGGAGACCAAGAACCTTCGATGTCATAGAGATGACTGGGATATAA